Proteins encoded within one genomic window of Cucumis sativus cultivar 9930 chromosome 3, Cucumber_9930_V3, whole genome shotgun sequence:
- the LOC101206480 gene encoding tetraspanin-18 produces MARTCCHVSLAFILKCFNFLQAFVGVSIIVYSAWMLDRWNHHVPVSPPPPVPALAPSPAASSVSFYLNSESVTVADRITAMDLAADFIPEFDREELKLELNAFKLPAPWFIYSFMGFGVLLCCITLVGCIAAEAISGCCLCFYNMLIMLFIIVEVGLVAFIAIDRSWEKDLPLDPTGELDELRHFIEDNINLSKWIGIVVISTQALSLLLAIILRSMVSTRKTEYDTEEEVGVRDRTREPLLNPPANQAAGAHFDLWGARMREKYGLNNSDRYNSSNQSS; encoded by the exons ATGGCTCGCACTTGTTGTCATGTTTCTCTCGCTTTCATCCTCAAAtgcttcaattttcttcaagCTTTTGTTGGGGTTTCAATTATAGTTTATTCTGCATGGATGCTTGATCGCTGGAACCACCATGTTCCTGTTTCTCCGCCTCCTCCTGTACCGGCTTTGGCTCCTTCTCCGGCGGCTAGTTCGGTTtcgttttatttaaattctgAATCAGTCACTGTTGCCGATCGGATCACAGCTATGGATTTAGCTGCCGATTTCATTCCTGAGTTCGATAGGGAAGAATTAAAGCTTGAATTGAACGCCTTTAAGCTTCCAGCCCCTTG GTTCATCTACTCCTTCATGGGATTTGGCGTCTTGTTGTGTTGTATTACTTTAGTTGGCTGTATTGCAGCTGAAGCAATAAGTGGCTGCTGCCTCTGTTTC TATAACATGCTTATAATGCTATTTATTATCGTTGAAGTGGGTTTGGTGGCATTTATTGCAATTGATCGCTCGTGGGAGAAG GATCTTCCGTTGGACCCAACTGGTGAACTGGATGAACTTAGGCATTTCATTGAAGACAACATCAATTTATCCAAGTGGATTGGTATCGTTGTAATTTCAACCCAG GCATTGTCTCTGCTGCTAGCAATTATTCTGAGATCCATGGTTTCAACCCGTAAAACTGAGTATGACACAGAAGAGGAGGTTGGTGTTCGAGATAGAACACGGGAGCCATTGCTTAATCCACCAGCAAATCAAGCTGCTGGTGCTCATTTTGACCTTTGGGGCGCCCGCATGAGAGAAAAG TATGGATTGAACAACAGTGACAGATACAATTCATCAAACCAAAGTTCATAA